Proteins encoded in a region of the Triticum dicoccoides isolate Atlit2015 ecotype Zavitan chromosome 3A, WEW_v2.0, whole genome shotgun sequence genome:
- the LOC119268265 gene encoding uncharacterized protein LOC119268265: MAAISAAISGCCSSSCLSQSQRGLPSPARRRHFKVTAMAPKNKVNKYDDGWSKQWFGAGIFAEGSEEASVDVFKKLEKRKVLSSVEKAGLLSKAEELGVTLSSLEKLGLLSKAEDLGLLSLVESAATVSPAVLASLSLPLVVASIATVVFVPDDSTLLVTAQTVVATLFAAVAAGLFVGSVVLDGLQDD; the protein is encoded by the exons ATGGCTGCAATATCAGCAGCAATCTCCGGCTGCTGCTCTTCGTCCTGTCTGTCCCAGTCCCAGCGGGGCCTCCCGTCCCCCGCAAGGAGAAGGCACTTCAAGGTCacagccatggctcccaagaacaaG GTGAACAAGTACGACGATGGGTGGTCCAAGCAGTGGTTCGGCGCGGGGATCTTCGCGGAGGGGAGCGAGGAGGCGTCGGTGGACGTGTTCAAGAAGCTTGAGAAGCGCAAGGTGCTGAGCAGCGTGGAGAAGGCGGGCCTGCTGTCCAAGGCGGAGGAGCTCGGCGTCACGCTCTCCTCGCTGGAGAAGCTCGGACTGCTctccaaggccgaggacctgggacTCCTCAGCCTCGTCGAGAGCGCAGCCACGGTGTCCCCGGCTGTGCTCGCATCGCTGTCGCTACCGCTGGTCGTCGCCTCCATCGCCACGGTTGTCTTCGTGCCGGACGACTCCACCCTGCTCGTGACGGCCCAGACGGTCGTCGCTACGTTGTTCGCGGCCGTCGCTGCAGGGCTGTTCGTTGGCTCCGTCGTGCTCGACGGCCTGCAGGACGATTAG